From Pristiophorus japonicus isolate sPriJap1 unplaced genomic scaffold, sPriJap1.hap1 HAP1_SCAFFOLD_3390, whole genome shotgun sequence:
ccggcgctccctccctccctccctctctctcccggcactccctccctccctggcgctcgctcgctctccccggcgctccctccctccctccctccctcgctctctcccccggcgctccctccctccctccctctctctccccggcactccctccctcgcgcgctctccccggcGCTCCCTCACGCGCGCTCTCCCCGGCGCTCCCTCGCGCGCGGCGCTCTCTCCCCCggcgctccctcgcgcgcgcgcgctctctccccccggcgctccctcgcgcgcgcgctctctccccccggcgctccctcgcgcgcgcgcgctctctccccccggcgctccctcgcgcgcgcgcgctctctccccccggcgctccctcgcgcgcgcgcgctctctccccccggcgctccctcgcgcgcgcgcgctctctccccccggcgctccctcgcgcgcgcgcgctctctccccccggcgctccctcgcgcgcgcgcgctctctcccccggcgctccctcgcgcgcgcgcgctctctccccccggcgctccctcgcgcgcgcgcgctctctccccccggcgctccctcgcgcgcacgctctccccggcgctcgctcgctcgctctccccggcactcccaccctccctcgcgcgctcgctcgctctccccggcACTCCCACCATCCCTcgcgcgctcgctcgctcgctctccccggcgctcgctcgctctccccagccctccctccctcccgcacacGCTCTCCCAGGCGCTCCCTCCCgcgcgcgctcgctcgctctccccgccgCTCGCTCTCCACGGCGCTCACTCCCTCCCgcgcgcgctcgctcgctctccccggcGCTCGCTCCCTCCCGCGCGTGCTCTCCccggccctcgctcgctcgctcgctcgctctccccggcgctccttccctccctccctccctccctcgcgccccggcgctccctccctccctccctccctcccgcgcgcGCTCTCCCCGGCGCTTGCTctttccctcgctcgctctccccggcgctccctccctccctcgcgcactcgctcgctcgctctccccggcgctccctcgcgcgcgcgcgctctccccggcgctccctcgcgcgcgcgcgctctccccggcgctccctcgcgcgcgcacgcGTTCCCCGGCGCTCCCTCGCGCGAGCACGCGCTCTCCCCGgtgctccctcgcgcgcgcacgcGCTCTCCCCGgtgctccttccctccctcgtgCTCTCCCCGGCGCTCCCTCGCTCTCCCCGgcgctcgctcgcgcgctctccccggcgctccctcgcgcgcacgctctctcccccggcgctccctcgcgcgcgcgctctcaccccccggcgctccctcgcgcgcgcgcgctctctctcccccggcgctccctcgcgcgcgcgcgctctctcccccccggcgctcCCTcgggcgcgcgcgctctctccccccggcgCTCGCTCGCACTCCCCGGCGCTCGCTCTctcccgcgcgcgcgctctctctccccgtcgctctctccccctccctctccccggcgctccctccctccctggcgctcgctcgctctccccggcgctccctccctcgcgcgctccctccctccctccctccctccctcgctctccccagccctccctccctccctcgcgctccctccctccctcccgcacgCGCTCTCCCcggtgctccctccctccctcgcgcgctctccctggtgctcgctcgctctctctccccggcgCTCGCGCGCTCGCTCGCCCTCACacgcgcgctcgctcgctctccccggcgctcgctccctcgctctccccggcgctcgctccctcgctctccccggcgctcgctccctcgctctccccggcgctcgctccctcgctctccccggcactcgctccctcgctctccccggcgctcgctccctcccgcgctctccccggcgctcgctccctcgctccctccctcgctcgctcgctctccccggcgctcgctccctccctccctcccgcgctcgctcgctctccccggcgctccctccctccctcgcgcactCGCTCGCTCGCACTCCCCggcgctcccaccctccctccctcgcgcgcgctcgctcgctcgccccggcgctccctccctccctccctcgctcgctcgctctccccggcGCTTGCTCGCTCTCCTCGGCGCTTGCTCGCTCTCCtcggcgctcgctcgctctccccggcgctcgctccctccctccctcccgcgcgcgctcgctcgctctccccggcgctcgctccctccctcccgcccgcgctcgctcgctctccccggcgctcgctccctccctccctcgcgcgctcgctcgctcgctgtccccggcgctcgctccctcccgcgcgcgctcgctcgctctccccggcgctccctccctcccgcgctcgctccctcgctctccccggcgctcgctccctcccgcgcacgctccctcgctctccccggcgctccctccctcccgcgcgcGCTCCCTCGCTGTCCccggcgctccctccctcccgcgcgcGCTCGCTCACTCGCTCCCTCCCgcgcgcgctcgctcgctctccccggcgctccctccctcccgcgcgcgctccctcgctctccccagcgctctctctccccaacgctccctctctctctcgctctcttctctctctccctctcccccaccaaagAAAGCTGCTTTGTCACCAATGGAGCTGTTCAGTCCCCATCAGAGACCTTCCAAGCCTCACTAACACCTGAACTACTATTCCGCGTTTCTGTGCAAGAGTGATGTACTCTGCTGCGGACCTTTCCGAAATAGATTGACTAAGTACAGTGTAAGGATTGTAAAGGAATAGTTTCTTTATCCTGGTCGTTGTCCTGAAATCCTGTGCCCCTAATTTTAACTGGAGGTTGCTTTTGAATCTTTACATTGTACTTGTTTAAAGCTCATCTGAGGATCTACATTTCCTGTCTACTGAGTTGTATTGCAGTTTTTTTTAAAAGCTTGCTAATAACCTGGGTTTCCAATCTCCATTTTATTATGGTACAAGATGGATGCTCATCGACTGGTTGAGAAATATAGTTGATGGAATTAATAGGCTGAAAAGACTGTAAATTAATGAATGTGATTTGCTGACATTATGGACCAATGTTCCATAACTTAAATAGTTTATGAACATCAGAATCCAGAACTTGAAAAGACAGCCTTCATATCTTCTGCAGTTTGAAGTATTAAAAatggaattaagaacataagaaataggaacaggagtaggccatttggcccctcgagcctgctccgccactcaataagatcatggttgatctgatccccaataccttttactcccttatcgctcaaaaatctgtctatctccaccttaaatatattcaatgacccagcctccacagctctctggggcagagaattccatagagttacaaccctcagagaagaaatttctcctcatctcagttttaaatgggcggccccttattctaagactatgccccctagttttagtttcccctacgagccgaaatatcctctctgcattcaccttgctgagcctcattatcttatgtttcaataagatcacctctcattcttctgaactccaatgtgtgtaggcccaacctatcaCTAATACTGTGTGAAGGGCAGTGATGAAGCGATTGAACACTTTGAGGGGAATGTTTAAAGACTAGTAGTGATCAATGTCAAAATGACATTTACAGAATGATTGAACAAGCAGTTGTGATATCTTTAAAGCAGAATAACTGCATTGTGTGATTGACAGAAAAGTATGACAGGAATTATCTTGAGGTAATTTAGCAATTGTATAATTAGTTTATATTATATGGCCAGTGCTTTATTTCTCAGGTGATGAAAGAAGGTGCACCAGAGCTAAATTTGAGTGGTTCTGaggctgaggaggagagagaggaatgCAAGGTGGAAGGAGAGAAGGATCCCGACTTTAACCAGGTACTATGTCATTTGATTGCATTTAAAATGATAGCTTGCCGAAGAGTGGTCGCAAGGAGCCAATGTTCATTCTTAAACATAGCTTGTATTCCTATTTTGGATAATTGgttacataagaaatacgagctggagtaggccatacggcccctcgagcctgctccgccatttaatacgatcatggctgatccgataatggactccggtccacttacctgcccgctctccataaccccttattcccttattgtttaagaaactatctatttctgtcttaaatttattcaatgtcccagcttccacagctctctgaggcagcaaattccacagattttcaaccctctgagagaagaaatttctcctcatctctattttaaatgggcggccccttattctaagattgtctcccccatcagtggaaacatcctctctgcatccaccttgtcaagcccctcataatcttatacgttttgataagatcacctctcattcttctgaattccaatgagtagaggcccaaccccctcatctcgggaatcaacctcatgaaccttctctgaactgcctccaaagcaagtatatcctttcgtaaatatggaaaccaaaactgcacgcagtattccaggtgtggcctcaccaataccctgtgtagctgtagcaagacttccctgcttttatactccatcccctttgtaataaaggccaagataccattggccttcctgatcacttgctgtacctgcatactaaccttttgtatttcatgcacaagtacccccaggtcccactgtactgcagcactttgcaatttttctccatttaaataataacttgctctttgattttttttctgcctcacactttccaacattatactcggcatctgccaaatttttgcacactcacttagcctgtctatgtcctttgcagattttttgtgttctcttcacacattgcttttcctcccatctttgtattgtcggcaaacttggctacgttgctggCATCATCTGGGACTTACAGCTGCACATGGATAATTAAGAACAAACTTCTTTTAAATTTAATGCATTTTATTTTTTCTTGATGGTGTACATTTGTACATGGTTAGCATAATAGTACTCCATATTGTTTGTGTAATAGTTGACTAATACACTCAGAGTTAACACCGGGGCCCAAGGGCATTGCAAACCCATTTATTGTGTAAATTGCAGAGAGGACCGTCAAAAATACAAAGTTTCTGTTTTCATTGAAGTAGTTCAAAAATCAAGTAAAATGAGATGGAACCTGGGAAGGAATAATTCCATTAATAGGATGGCATTAATCGGCTAAAATGCATATGGTCATTTTCTAAATGCCAAATGAGTACATCACACATTTGCAATGATGTAAATTACGTTTAATTATGTACTCCCAAGTAACATGGATAAGGTAAATCATTCAACTGGACCATTAGAGGGACATTTTAAGAGAATGTTTGACTGCAGTATGTAATCGTCCTTTACTGCATCTTAGACCACCTCATCAGGTAGCCATCTTCAGATTATTTTCTCACTGACAGCCAGTTATATTGTGTTGTACCACTGCAAAGGAAATTAAACTGTGCTAAGAATATTTTGTCTTCACTGATAATTTATAGTGCTCTTATTTACCAGCTATTAACTTAGAGTTTGGCTTGTCTGCCACTGATAGTTTGCACATGGTTCTTATGCACCCTCCAGGTACCCTGTGTAAACTGATGCTCTCCGAACAAGGGGCTGGTTGTCACTGTTGTACAGGTGATTGTTAAAATAATTGTGTGTTTACCTTCATCTCATGGCTAATTCCAGGGGACAATCTCTCAATGTACAAATGTTCATTGTGCTGGGTTTCTAAGTGAACATACAGTTCTAACCTTTTCACAACATCCCCAAAGTCTACCTGCCACAGGGCAGGTTGCGTGATTCAGTCTTGTCAGTGTTGATCAAGATCACGGCCAAATAATCAAGCTCTTTGTGCTTCCATGATGTGCTTGACAATTCAGATCTTCAACAACACTGTAGGCATGCAGGTGGTTCTTGTCTCTGCATCTTTCATCAGAACTTGAAAACATTACAGATGAGCAGTATTTAAAAACTGAGCAAAGGAAAAGGGAGGAAGGAAGACATACACACACGGGCTCCTTAGAGTAAGTTATCTATACAAACTAGACCAAAGCCGACCAGTGAGCAACTCGTGGTTTAGCATTAGCGAATTAAATAGTGACGTTGCCTGCAGACTATGAACGTGAAATGTTATCCTCCATGTTCTACACTGATTGGGCACATAAACAAATAGGTAAAGTTTCTCCACTTTATGTAGTTGTAAGCTACGGTTGACTTCAGACCATCTGCTTTCAGAGTAACGGAGCCAAGCGACGGAAGCTGTCACACCCGTGTATTGGCGGTGGGAACAGCAGCACGTACTATAAACAGGGAATTCGACGCAGCACACGGCATAGAGTTCGTGGAGAAAAGGAGCTCATCGTGTCAGCCAATCAAACTCTCAAAGAGTTGAAAATACAggtaaagtatttttttaatgttttgggaGAATTAGAGATACTATTTTAAGTGAGAGATTCAGCTTCTGTTATGCAACTGGCAGATTTGCAGCTGATTTTATTTGTGGAATAGGTTACCAGGAGAGGCATTGAAATGAACCATTATAAAtgatttcaaaaggcaattggatgtgTAACTGGAGAAAGAAGGTATTCAGGGCCGGGGGTATTGAAAGAAAGCAAATTAATGGAGTTCGGATCTGTCAATTAATGGACTGGTTGGATCATTTATTTCATGATCTGAAAAATTCTATGTTGTGATTTTTTTTCACTGCAGTTTGGATTTTAGGAAGTAGCATACCTGAGTACATGTTATGAGGCACTAATCATATTGAGGTGCTCCGTTAACAATCCATTAAAGCAAAACTCAATCCATTTGGCTATTGAGTCCTACAGAGGTCAGTGATATTGGTGCGAGCAGCTGCATTCTGGTTGCACTTGATTAATGATAGAACCACTGAAAGCATTTCAAATGGTTAGAAACAATTGTTTACCAAGTGCCAATACAATCAATATAATATAACGGGAAAAACTATAGATAAAAAGGGACgcatatgtcatataccaacggctaaatactttagaatctttagagcaatataggaagttaagaggcaaaattaaaaaggatattaggaatgctaagagagagcacgagaaattcttggccagtaaaattaaggaaaaccttaagatgttctataaatatattaagtgcaagggggtaactaaagaaagggtaaggcctattagagaccatgagggtaatctttgtgtggaggcggaagatgttggtagggttcttaatgaatactttgcatctgttttcacaaaggaaaggggtaatgcagatactgctatcgaggaggagtatgatattctgaatgaaataaatatactgagagaggaagtattaaggagtttaaaagcagctttgaaagtagatacgtttccaggcccggatgaaatgcatcccaggctgttgagcgaagtaaaaaaggaactagcagaggccttgaccatcattttccagtcttcattggatctgggcatgatgccagaggattggaggactgctaatgtagtacgattgtttaagaagggaaaaagggataggccgagtaattacaggtctgtcagcttaacctcagtggtgggaaaattattgaaaaaaatcctgaaagacaggataaatctgcatttggaaaggcaaggattaattagggacagtcagcgaggatttgttaagggaagatcatgtttgatgaTCCCTGAATTTTGAggtgaggtaaccaagagggtcgatgagggtagtgcgtacgatgtagtatatatggactttagcaaggcttttgataaggtcccacatggtagactggtcatgaaagttaaagcccatgggatacagggcaaagtggcaagttggatccaaaattggcttggagataggaagcaaagggtaatgattgatggatgtttttgtgactggaaggatgtttccagtggggttccgcagggctcagtactgggtcccttgctttttgtggtatatatcaacgatttagatttgaatatagggagtatgattaagaagtttgcagacgacactaaaattggctatgtggttgataatgaagaggaaaggcatgggcttcaggaggatatcaatctggtcaggtgggcagagcagtgacaaatggaatttaattcagagaagtgtgaggtaatgcactttgggagggctaataaggaaagggtatacacattaagcggtaggccacttaatagtgtagatgaacaaagggattttggagtgcttgtccacagatccctgaaagtagcaggccaggtcgataaggtggttaagaaggcttgcctttattggcagaggcataaaatataagagcagggaggttatgcttaatttgtataatactttggttaggccacagctggagtactgcgtgctgttctggtcgtcttactataggaaggatgtgattgcactagagagggtcagaggagatttactaggatgctgcctggaatggagaattttagttatgaggacaaattggataggctgggtttgttctcattggaacagaggaggttgagaggagacctcattgaggtgtacaaaatattgaggtgcctcgacatagtggatagtaatggtctatttccattggtggaggggtctattacaagggggcatagttttaaggtggttggtggaaggttcagaggagatttgcggGAGGGGGgacgcttctttacgcagagggttgtggggatctggaactcgctgcctggaagagtgatggacgcagaaaccctcaccacttttaagagatggttggatgggcacttaaagtgcagtaacctgcagggtaacggacctagagctggtaattgggattaaactggatgaccttttgttggatggcgtagatataatggtaagta
This genomic window contains:
- the LOC139250043 gene encoding ubiquitin carboxyl-terminal hydrolase 48-like — its product is VMKEGAPELNLSGSEAEEEREECKVEGEKDPDFNQSNGAKRRKLSHPCIGGGNSSTYYKQGIRRSTRHRVRGEKELIVSANQTLKELKIQIMHAFSVAPFDQNLSLEGRMLTDDTATLGNLGVIPESVILLK